The Pararhizobium sp. IMCC21322 sequence CGCGGTGAGATTTCCGGCTATCGCGGCCCGCATTCTTCCGGCCATGCCTATTTCTCCATGAAAGATGACCGTGCGCGTCTGGAAGCTGTGATCTGGCGTGGCGTGTTCTCAAAACTGAAAATCCGTCCCGAAGAGGGTATGGAGTGCATCGCCACCGGCAAGCTGACCACATATCCTGGCTCGTCCAAATATCAGATTGTCATTGAGCGGATCGAACCGGCAGGCGTGGGCGCGCTGATGGCGCTTCTGGAAGAGCGCCGCAAAAAACTGGCTGCTGAAGGCCTGTTCGACAATGAGCGCAAGCAGCCCATTCCATTCCTGCCAAAAACCATCGGCGTTGTCACATCGCCTACTGGCGCTGTCATTCGCGATATTCTGCATCGGTTGCGGGACAGGTTTCCGACCCATGTTCTGGTCTGGCCTGTGCGTGTACAAGGCGAAACAAGCGGCCGGGAAGTGGCTGCGGCCATCAACGGCTTTAATCAGTTGGACGGGTCTGAAATAGCAAGACCCGATTTGTTGATCGTTGCGCGTGGTGGCGGCAGTCTGGAAGATCTCTGGGGGTTCAACGATGAGGCCGTTGTCAGGGCCGTTGCTGCCTCGACGATTCCGGTCATCTCCGCTGTTGGTCACGAAACCGACTGGACGCTGATTGACCACGTGGCCGATCAGCGCGCGCCAACGCCGACAGGGGCTGCAGAAATGGCGGTGCCAGTTCGGCATGATCTGGAAAACACGGTCGCCACACTGAATTTGCGCAATGTGCAGGCCATGCAACGAAGTTTGGATCAACAACGCAATGCACTGCGCAGTCTTGCGCGTGCCATGCCGGCGCTGGATAGCCTGTTCGGAATGCCACGCCAGAGGTTTGACACCGCCGCCCAACGCCTGACGGCAGCGCTCTCATCCAACACAGTTGCACACCGCACCCGGCTCATTAAGGCAGGCAGTCAGGTCAGCCCCCGTATGCTGGCCATTCATTTTGCCCGTGCCCGGGACCGCAAGACCCA is a genomic window containing:
- the xseA gene encoding exodeoxyribonuclease VII large subunit; translated protein: MSKTDSLPGSGSQDSNVAEFSVTEISAALKRTVEDTYGYVRVRGEISGYRGPHSSGHAYFSMKDDRARLEAVIWRGVFSKLKIRPEEGMECIATGKLTTYPGSSKYQIVIERIEPAGVGALMALLEERRKKLAAEGLFDNERKQPIPFLPKTIGVVTSPTGAVIRDILHRLRDRFPTHVLVWPVRVQGETSGREVAAAINGFNQLDGSEIARPDLLIVARGGGSLEDLWGFNDEAVVRAVAASTIPVISAVGHETDWTLIDHVADQRAPTPTGAAEMAVPVRHDLENTVATLNLRNVQAMQRSLDQQRNALRSLARAMPALDSLFGMPRQRFDTAAQRLTAALSSNTVAHRTRLIKAGSQVSPRMLAIHFARARDRKTQATLRLGTVMARIVERRRDNWRRVGALKPDMLSRQITLGRTALGDRTARMDRAFVSSFRRVSQKLDGQAQLLKLVSYQSVLQRGFALVRDGEGQPIRAASQTSMLQHISLEFADGRVAAVVQDGAAAPQTPKPKPKKATPTKPPGNQGSLF